The nucleotide sequence tcaggccaggtagtcctagggctcaggtcgagagagagagaggtcgcgAGAGAGAGAAgtcgtgagagagagagggagagagagagaatatactcAAATTCACACCagaaaagacaggagaaatactccagaaataacagactgaccctagccccccgacgcataaataccggaggctgagacaggaggggtcaggagacactgtggccccttcCGATGATAccctcggacagggccaaacaggctggatataaccccactcactttgccaaagcacagcccccacaccactagaaggatattttcaaccaccaacttaccatcctgagacaaggcagagtataactcacaaagatctccgccacggcacaacccaagggggggcgccaacccagacaggaagaccacgtcagtgactcaacccactcaagtgatgcacccctcctagggacggcatggaagagcaccagtaagccagtgactcagcccctgtaatagggttagaggcagagaatcccagtggagagaggggaaccggccaggcagagacggcaagggcggttcgttgctccagtgcctttccgttcaccttcacattcctgggccagactacactcaatcataggacctactgaagagatgagtcttcaataaagacttaaaggtttaGACYgagtctgcgtctctcacatgggtaggcagaccattccataaaaatKtagctctataggagaaagccctgcctccagctgtttgcttagaaattctagggacagtaaggaggcctgcgtcttgtgaccgtagcgtacgtgtaagtatgtacggcaggaccaaatcgtaaagataggtaggagcaagcccatgtaatgctttgtaggttagcagtaaaaccttgaaatcagcccttgccttaacaggaagccagtgtagggaggttagcactggagtaatatgatcaaatgttttggttctagtcacgattctagcagccgtatttagcactaactgaagtttatttagtggttTTTCCAGGTAGCCTCATCGCCGTTACATATATGGTAACGGCGATGAGGGCAGGTGTTTGGCGGGCGGAGCGAAGGACACTCTACTGGTATCCATCCCGCTAGTTAGCAAGGGTCAAAACAATTCagataatacatttatttcccttttgacccACATTCAAAACTGTCATGCAGGAACGCTCAAGGAGGGGAATGCATGTAAGAACCGATGGGATGCTTGTGGGTGTTCATGAAGGAACCACCTACATGCAGGAACACACCGAATTGCGGGCTGCAGTTACTCACGAGTTAAAagaaagtctaagaagtggtagatatgttctatgtgcgctatttctatgctcccAGTTCTTAAATTGAGTTTCTTACGTCTTTTacatttggttttgtacaccatcttcaaacagctgaaaatatatttaaaagtggtttagatggtacaatgattctctacagtaGGTGATTTTTAATGCACTGTAACGTTGGATGCCAGACGCCAATAAGCACTACATGGGCGGGGGCatcaactgaaattaggcaaactattcgaattttagcaacaaggaaatggcggagcaatttctgcatattgcacctttttaaCATTTTGAATTGATCACTTTGTGTTGCAGTGGATTTTAAAATGTGCACTCAGTGTTTCATTATGTTTTCATGTGACACTGGACATATCATCCTCATAGGATGAGGCTACAATACATTATATCTCAATTCAATGTCGTCcatatgacatacagtataccCTATTCAGACTTCACTGAAGTTCCCTCTGGGAAAATactctcaaatgttttattatattctattctatcccCATGTTCACTGACTTTAATTTGTGACACAAAGGGCCCAAATAATATTTATGTTTGGGATGGATGTATGTGTCAGTGATGTAATAGATTGCAAGTGGTAGATTTTTCTGGAATGACTAGGTGCTCTATACTTGAATATTGCTTTACACTACACTAGGGCTAGCTCCaagactgtcagccaatcatagCTTTCTCTGGTGATCTCCTGCTAACATCAACCGCAAGTCTATGGGGATGCAGATCCCCTACACTGACGTGACCATCTCAAAGCCTCCAAGCCAGGGGCCTGGACCACTCCCTCGACAGCTCTCTGGCCTGCTCCCTCCCTCACGCTTTGACCTCATAGCATCAATGGTTGTGTCACATGACAATCTACCCTACTGAGGTATGACTGAATCCTTCCAAAATGTATCTATTCATCTACTCAACTGAGCTTTTACTTTAACATCCCTGCTACCTCAGCCATATACTAACCATTCTTCTTTTTGTCCCACAGGCCATTTGCTCAGAGTGAATTTGCTTATATCCATATCAGCATACAAAAAAGACCAGcatagaaaatgtattaaaattacgTTTCTTTCATTTGTTTCATCATGTTCACATTAATTCAATGTATTCTATTATAATTGACAATGCTCATTGCTTGTGCATTGAGTTATGTTACATACTGTAAAGGCAAGTATATTTTAtacacatttaaaacatttagaaatattttatttatggCATAGacattacaaaatatattttgacgcATTTTGAATTCCTATATTTCTATACATACATTTCTCGTAGGGGGTCTCAGGCTAGTTACCCTTTGACTCACAACAAACCCATCTAATGACACTGGTTTGATTGTCTCTCATTGGTCGATTGAGCAAATTAGAAACAATATTATTCTTTCATTCAGAGGGCACATGGTTGGTGATTGTAGACACAGGCAGCTTGTTAAACGAGTTGATTTTAATTGCTCTATGGCAAGTGAGYGCTCCACAATTGAAAGATGACCGTGAAAATTTGGCTCTCCAATGTATCACAGCAGAAGCATTGATGTATATGGCCATTTGTTTTGATATATTTTCCTGTTTATATATTTTCCAATTTCATAACACGCAGCAAGTCAATACAAACACTGCCTAGTCAGTAAATTAATGTGAGATGAATTAATTACTACAGTGAGTCTGGTTCAACTGATGCCTTGCCCAAAAAATGCATCCAAAATAATGTTAGAGAACATTAACATTGTGCACTCAATGTTGCATGTATTCTCATAACAATATTCTTTGTTGAATATGCTGTAGGTCATCTTCCAGAAGAAATGCATAAAAAGTGCATAAAATGCATAAAAAGGAYACATTTAATTCGCTGCAAACCAAATGATATGGCCTCATTATTAAATGCGTAATGAAAAGCTCACTAGGTGAAGCAGTTGGTAGCAGAATGACCTGACAATACACATGGCCTCTCCCTTAACAAAATGCACACATGCCAGCGGTTATCAAAGAAAGCAGTTAAGTTGATTTCATCCACATTACAAACACTGAGAACAGAATATAAATAGTTtctaaaaatataatatattagatATGTGTACTGTTTTCAGTTAGACAAGAACACAATGATCAACTCAGGCTCCTGCTCAATAGAGAGGAGCCAAATGACTTTCCCTTGTCTGAAAAtcccccctcgctctctgtctccaggtCATTTAATAGTGCCTCTGTACTGAGCACCGCTGACCCATAGAACATTACTATGGGTTGGCAGCTTGTTTGACTTCTGTTCCCTGTTAGTGTCTCTAACAGCTTTTCCCTCCATTTTGAAAGGCTGTTGTGCTGCTGATTGTGGATTTCTTCAGCTCTATCCTCATGGACTGGCTTTCTGCTCTCTGCTCCAGCCTCATTCCTCCAGACATCCCCAGGGCTCCCAGCATGGCTTTGCCCGTCTTCAGGCCCTTGGACATGGGGATACGGGTGAGCCCTGCCCGGGATGGGTGGGTATCATGCCCGGGCTGGGCGATAAAGGGATAGGatggagagggggtgagagaagaggaggccACAACAGAAAAACGGGTAGAAGAAAAGGATAAATTACTGAGGGGTAATATCAATGAAAACATTTCCCTTAGAGAACATTTACTATAGGAACTGTCCTTCTTTCAAGACCAACTCAGTGGGGGAGTAATGCTGAGAGTCATGTTACGGTGTATGGCAGCCTACCGGCTCTGTGCTGCCTTTCTTCTGTCAGTAAGGGTGTTTGTGTCCTGTGTGAGAATGAACACACTGAGCAgcagctacagtggggagaacaagtatttgatacactgccgattttgcaggttttcctacttacaaagcatgtagaggtctgtaatttttatcataggtacacttcaactatgagagacggaatctaaaacaaaaatccagaaaatcacattgtatgatttttaagtaattcatttgcattttatgcattacataagtatttgatacatcagaaaagcagaactaatatttggtacagaaacctttgtttgcaattacagagatcatacgtttcctgtagttcttgacatggtttgcacacactgcagcaggattttggcccactcctccctacagatcttctccagatccttcaggtttcggctgtcgctggcaatacggagtttcagctcccccaagattttctattgggttcaggtctggagactggctaggccactccaggaccttgagatgctcttacggagccactccttagttgccatggctgtgtgcttcgtgtcgttgtcatgctggaagacccagccacgacccatcttcaatgctcttactgagggaaggaggttgttggccaagatctcgcgatacatggccccatccatcctcccctcaatacggtgcagtcgtcctgtcccctttgcagaaaagcatcccaaagaatgatgtttccacctccatgcttcacggttgggatggtgttcttgggttgtactcatacttcttcttcctccaaaacacggcgagtggagttagaccaaaaagctctatttttgtctcatcagacacatgaccttctcccaatcctcctctggacatccagatggtcattggcaaacttcagacaggcctggacatgcactggcttaagcaggggaccttgcgtgcgctgcaggattttaatccatgacggcgtagtgtgttactaatggttttctttgagactgtggtcccagctctcttcaggtcattgaccaggtcctgccggtgtagttctgggctgatccctctccttcctcatgatcatgatgccccacgaggtgaaatcttgcatggagcagCCAGaccgggtgattgaccgtcatcttgaacttcttccattttctaataattgcgccaacagttgttccttctcaccaagctgcttgcctattgtcctgtagcccatcccagccttgtgcaggtctacaattttatccttgattccttacacagctctctggtcttgccattgtggagaggttggaatctgtttgattgagtgtgtggacaggtgtcttttatacaggtaacgagtttaaacaggtgcagttaatacaggtaatgagtggagaacaggagggcttcttaaagaaaaactaacaggtctgtgagagccggaattcttactggttggtaggtgatcaaatacttatgtcatgcaataaaatgcaaattaattacttaaaaatcatacaatgtgattttctgaatttttgttttagattccgtctctcacagttgaagtgtacctatgataaaaattacagacctctacatgctttataagtaggaaaacctgcaaaatcggcagtgtatcaaatacttgttctccccactgtataagtgACAGGATGATTGTAACATGGTGGCAGATTGCCACATCATTAGAGCTCTGTTGTCTGGAGGGCTGTTGATAAAGCTCTCTCTGTCACGCTACCATTTGCCCCACAAAGACCTTATTATACCACCCGTTCAGTGAGATGCTACCTTGTCGCACATCAATATTTTACATAACAGAAAGGAACGTACATGTCCACAATCTTacaaaatcattatttttctagttcataaacattattattttcatagATTTCCTTTTATTAGATTCCTAATTTAATTGGGGGTGTATAGGGTTAACACAACTCAAAGTCTAAGTTTGAaacagttaataacaaattaacATAACAGCCTGGTGAATTGATGTACTGAGGAGACTCACCACAGCTTGTGTTGGTCTGGCAGGGGTGGATGTGACTGCAGTGATGGTGATGCTGCTCATCACTTTACTGGGTGTGGTTTTGACAGCAGTGGCACTATGGCGAGGGGAGCGCAACACCGTGCCTGTGGATAACATCATCTCTCTGCTACACTCTGTTGCCATGCCGACAGGCCTAACCACCACCTTGGgtcctgtgttgttgttgtggcccTCCGAGGGGCCCTTATTGAACTGGGAGCCATGCAGGTGGATGTGAATCTTGTTGTCCTCTGTGGTGGTGATGATACTGGCATTGGAGTTGTACTTCCTGATCGGTGTGGGGACCATCTGTTTCTCAGGGGTCACCTTGAACACGGCCCGGCCCATGGTCATCTCCTGGGGCTCTGGGGAGGTGGACATGTTGGACACCATAGAAGCGCTAACTGTCATGATGGATATGGGTGATATGGGTCTgcctgatgaagaggaggaggcctTGCTGATCTCTGGTGACTTGGCCCTGGAGATGGTGGTGACGGTGACCGGGGACTTGGACCTCTCTGGTCCCCCTGTCCCGGCGCTGGCTTTCCCTCTTGAAGCTGCGGTGGTGTGGGTGGGAATGATAGTGATCCGAGGCTTCTGGTGGCCCTGCAGGGTGGgactgaggctgaggctggagcttgAATAGAGGTCCTCAGCAGAAGGACTGCTGATCTCCAAGGTAGCCGTGCTGTTCTCGTGGTCTGGGGTCACTCTGATGCGTAAAGGCTGCCCTTGCTTCTGGGACATGGCCAGATCAGAATGCATGGATTCACTGTTGATATGGACAGACTTGTCCAGATTACCACCCTGAGGGATGATTTCCCTCTTCCTCATCCAGGGAATCCAGGACTTCTTCATGCTGAGGTCAGCGGCAACAGAGGGTGAGTAGCGTTCATGACCACCAGCTTTCTCTGTTGGTTTCTTGAGACCCTTCTGTCGAAGATTACTCATGATRTGATTCTCTTCCTGGACGGACTTCCTGATGAACACAGCTGGGGTGTCCTCTTCTGCCATCTCATTGGCCAGCGCATCAGTCTGAACTCCTGTGGACGCCATGGCAATGTCCACCATCCTCCTCCCGTTCAGACTGGGTCGTAGAGCGCGGCTGTGGCGCTTGGTCACCTCCAGCTCTTTGGTGAGGTGGAGGACCTCAATGCTCATGttgttcttcttctcctcttcctctaggAACCTCTGCTGGAGGAAGGAGTAGTCCACTTGAAGTTGAGAGAGCTGATCTTCCTTGTGCATCAGCTCATGGATCTTCTCCTTGAGGGCTACCATGTCATTCTGCAAGTCTCTGGTGTTGGCGTTCTCTGTCCTGCAGCGCTGTCGTAGGTCTGCCTCCTGGCTCTCCACCTCTCCATTCTCTATTGCTTTAATCCTGGCGATCTgactcctcatctcctccacctGCTGGGAGAGAATGTTGGCCTTGTCTTGCTCTGTCATGAACTTTTTCTCCAGCAGGTCGTACTGATCCTCTGTCTTTATCAAATCGCCCTCCATAACCTCCAGCTGCGTGAGACGGTTTTTCAACCGCTCTATTTCAAACGTTAGCTCCTTCACCCTGTTGTCCTCTTTCGAACTCCCATCCGAGAAGCTTCCCAGTTCCCTCTTTGCTATGTTATTTGTGGATATATTTTCTGCCTCCTGCAATCCATCTAACCTCTTGTTCATTTGGCTGACTTTGGAGCTCAGATCCTTGCTCTTTTCCATTTCACATGTGAGCTTAGTGCTaagctctcctttctctctgacgAGGGTCCCAACCTTGGCCTCCATCTCTGATTTCAACTTCAGGAGCTTTTTACTCTCCTCTATCAATCTCTCAGTCACCTCCATGACCTTGACCTGCTCCACTTTGAACATCTTACTCAGAtcatccctcttcttctcctctaacATCATTCTCTCCATCATATTATTTTTCTCATCAACCATTACCATAGTGAATGATTTCAGCTTCGCCAGGTCATCTTTAAGGCCCTGCTCAGTCTTTTCCAGTCTCAGCTCAGAGGATTCCATCTCTTTCATGCATATTTTAACGGCCACCAGTTCGTCGGCGAGCTCCTTTGacatgtccttctctctctccagagtggTGTGTAACTGGAAGCACTCCGCCTTGCTGGCATTGAAAGCCACCTCTAGTCTCTCCAGTTCCACCATTCTTCTCTGGAGCTTCTCCACTTGCAGTTTGAGTTCTTTCCCTCGGCTCTCTTCCTCCTGCAACCTCTTCCTCAGCTCCCTGCACTGGGCCTCTGCCTTTGTGATCTCCTCGTCCTGCCCTTCCATCTCAAATACCCGTTTGCGGAGGTTCTCCAGTTCAGTCATTAGGTTAGAGTTCCCACAATCCCCTTTGCTGATCTTATCTCtcagctcctccagctcctcctctgaCCTCCTCAGAGCCCCATTGTACTCCTCCTCTGACGTCCTCAGAGCCCTGTtgctctcctccagctcctcctttGACCTCCTCAGAGCCCTGTtgctctcctccagctcctcctctgaCGTCCTCAGAGCCCTGTtgctctcctccagctcctccagcgTGTGGGTGAGTCCAGACAGCTTGACATCCAACTGGCGGTTCTGGGACTCCTGGCTGGCCAGCTTGGCTGTAACCTCCTCCTGCTCCTGGGTAAACTTGGCCTGGCACTCACTCAGCTCGCTCTCCAAGCTCAGGgccctctgtctgtcctcctggGCCTGGGCACTGGCGTTCCTCAGGTCCTGCTCCCTCTGGGACAGCTGCTGGGTCAGCTCCTGGACCCTCTGGCTCTGCTGGTCCATCTGCTCCAGGTGGAGTTGCCGCTCGTCCACCAGCATCAGGGCAAAGGACTTCAGTTTGACCAGCTCCTCCCTCACCTTCTCCAGTCGCTTGGTGTTCYCCTTCTCTTTACGCACCTGGTAGGCTTTCTCATTCTCCAGCAACCTCTTCAATCTGGCaagagattaaaaaaataaaataattaaattaagGATGTGTAAACTGTTCTGCTGGACTGTACATCCTTGAAGTAAGTGTTTTATACGGCGTATCATTCTGTAATGTAATCTTTCACaaagaaaaatataatttaaacatCATTCACTTCAGCCAAGCTTGATACTTTGTAGCACAAGAATGTTTTGAATTTCTACAGAAATGTCAAACCATAGAGAATTGGTCTCACATGACAGGAGTGATTGAACACAATATACAGTAAGCTGCCATGAAACGTAAACACTTAAGATACTATTTATTTACAAGACATGACTACTGATATTTGCTGCTGCTACATACTCTTTGGGATGTATTCAATCATATTTATCAAAATGGATGAATATAAGTGATTCTCTCATATTCCCAATTAATAAACCTGGTAGATGTTAGCCTGATTTCCTCTGTATCTGTTTATTTTACTGCATAAAGGATGATCAGGATAAGGAAGGAttaatgaaaaaacacatgataCTGTGTCACAGGGAACAATGATGGGTCAGATCAGACACTGAACCCTCCACTAATTCTTTCTGGCTCAGATAGCCATGGCTCGCACACTTAATTTGGCAAAGAACTGCAGCACACTGAACAATCTAGTACACTAGGAAAAACTGCCMAAAACTCCCTTGCTGTTTTCCATCCTTGCTGCTGAAATCAAGACCGAGAAAACAAAATGTGAGTGAAAGTTTGATTAAACCCCCACTGAGcggtctctttttctctctgcttcttttTATGCTGTGCATGTCCATGTGAGGAATCTCAACACACTGAATGCAAAGTTGTCTTGGGAACTTCCTCTCCATCTTTTGCCTGAAGTGCACATTTGATATATACAGTAAATCTCACACTGAGCTAGGATATCAACCAATAAACATATTTCTGACTGCAGTACATTTTATACCAGCAGAAACATTTGCACTCTAAACAACTTAGACACCAACCAAAACTTACCCACTATTCTAGAAGAACTACAGGAGAGTCCATGTCTACATGTTTGCCATAGTACAGGATCCACTCCAAGTTCAGAGTTGGCATTTCTCCACAAGAACTCTACCATCACATTCCAAGCATGTCATCAGGACAATGAAAGGTGAATACATGCTGTGTGTGTAGCACAGGACTTTCAGCTGGCGACGTCAACTCACCCATAGGGAGTTAGGCAGAGATCTGTGGGGCTCTGGTTTAGACTGTGAGGAAGTAGGAGGGACCCTGGTCAGATGAGGGCGTTCTTTACACTCCTTCATTTGTTTCCCCCCTTTTCTGTGTTCACTAACAGACAATGTGTTTCAAGAGAAATGGCTCCTACACACAGGCTACTACAAAAGCCTGTGTACACAAGTGATTCAGACACTTCTTACATTACTTAAAGCGGTCTCCATAGACACAGCGCTGTTTTGGCTAAGCCAAATTCTGTTGATGGAAAACAATGCAAAGTAGCCCTGTGATTAATCTCCTAATAGCCCTGCCTACAGACAGGAAGCTTTAAGCTCAGTAGGAGAGAGGACAGTGAGTCTGTCTGCTGTTGTGTCACCTTGAGAGAAGTGGATCTGCGTTCTGCTCCGTGTAAAGCTGACGTATAATGGGGAAAACAGATAGGGATGAGCCAGTTCCGCTCCCTGGAGGTGAGGAGCCAGACTCTATGAACACTCGGACAGACGGGAACCCCGRCAATGGTTTTATGAGGTGCTGACTCTGAGCGATATAGTGACCGCGTGGATCAATACAGAGACCGTAGGCCTAGCACTCTACAACTTACAGGCAAACAAAGACACTTCTGTCTTCAACAACAAGAATGAATGGTAATGCAATGAATCTGTAATTAACTATCCCTTTTTAGAGCTCATcatacttcaaatcaaatgttatttgtcacatggtccaaataaaacaggtgtagatcttacagtgaaattacCTCTATACAGAGGATGCGTTGAATTCTAGATTCTAATAGAGCATATATTTTGTTTATGTTGAAGGATTATGAGCATCGGTATCATTCAAATCCCACTGCCAAGTCAGATCACCATGTCAGCCTACTGTACAGAGTATCATCCAGCCTCTACAGCAGGGGTGgcaaactcattttgccccacGGGCCGCATTGGGTCTTCACCGAGGTCTGGAGGAACACACTTAAAATTGGTTATGTTTCCCATCGTAAAAATGTTCTAAAAATAGTCCTCTATCCATTGCTTTGTATCGattgctccctgactgtctagctttggTTTCGATGACTGTTAGCGAGCTGGACAGAGACTTTTGagccattatcatttctacacagtttggttttagtcatttcaaTGTCGATATGAGATATTTTTtcactgaaaaataaataaataatagtagaaaaattatatttttaaaaattactCAAACCACCCCCTAGCCGAAATGAATGGGCTTGCCATCCGGATCTGGTCTgtgggccgtatgtttgacactcCTGCTCTACAGTGTGCCACTTGATCTTCATACATACTTACCCACGTCCATAAGTCATTGACACCTAAGCAATCGGCACTCTAAAATTAACCTCACACAAAGGTCACAGGCATGATGTCACTGTCAATTGGGCCTACAGCGGCAAGGTCACACTGGGGAGAAGTCACTCACACCTGACCTTCAGACCTAAAGTAGAGCTCCCTATCTCCCTGGAGAAACAGTCATTCAGGAGGTAGTAACTGTGATCAAACGGCTACCCTGTCAAACCCATCAGAGGTGTAGCAATGTCCTCAggagcagtggcggttctagaccatttcaactgggggggccaagctgggattgttgtcatatcgttttcttcactgaATTGCAGGCATTAGCAGACAAAAGACCgtgttcataatcatcatcgttgccactgtctaataatggatgtaaaaaaagaaagatagCAAAAATtagttatgtaaaaattatttcatactccacatttaggggggccacaagggggtccaaaattgttgtcacggGGGCACTGCCCCCCCCCAGAACAGCTAGTGCTCAGGAGCCCCTCATGTGATCTAAGGCCAAGTCAAAGTCTCCAACAAGCAGCAGCATTGACCTTTAAACAACCAGACTATACTGTAATGAAGTTAGTCCACCAGCATGACGAGTTATGAACCACACAGACTGCTGGCATGTTAGGATTCACGTAACATAGGTGGAACGTTATCGGCTCTGTTTGATCATGGATTCAGGATGGTCAAATGATTGTAAGTTTCATAATGACGTGGTCTATAAACATGAGATCCTGAACTCGCTTGAGCACATGTCCAGGTGCAATCAACAGTGGGTCCCTGAGAAAACACATGTTCATGATGAAACAGCATTTCACTCATCCTGTGTTTCCCTGAGGAATGTAGTTGGAGgcgcagcagcttgtatgtgtcAGATGGTTGTGGATTGAAGCTGAGACACCGTGCCAACGCCTGTCAAAACACAGCCCTGGACAGTAATCGCTGCTCTTGAGGGGAAAAAGCATTAAGTGCTCAGCTACAGCATAATCGATAAACTACATCTCATTGATGTTGTGTTAACAGAAGTGCACCAGAAGCTAAGCTACTTTAAAGCACCCAAAGTCTGGATCACAGGTTTGATCACAATGACGGCTAGCGGCATTAAATGCCTCTCTTATGAATACAACTTGTGTCAACCGCAGCAAGGCTTCTATTCCCTAAtttacaacatactgtatgtgaaaacgAAGGGGTTAGCAACCCCTTCACTCCAAATTCCTTCAGTAGTTTGGTGTAAGACCTGTATGTGTTTTCGCTTTTCTTCTTGCGCACTCAAATACGTCAGTGAGCTATTTAAATGAATAGGTGTGAGATGGATGGACATGTAGACAGATTGCTCCCACCTTGCACTGACAGAGAGAATCATCAAAACAGTGGCAACTTTCTACCaggtgcgggtgtgtgtgtgtgtgtgtgtgtgtgtgtgtgtgtgtgtgtgtgtgcgtgtgtgtgtgtgtgtgtgtgtgtgtgtgtgtgtgtgtgtgcgtgaccatacagtgcatttggaaagtattcagaccccttcactttttccccattttgttacgatacagccttattcaaaaacatatgtgtgtgtgtgtgtgtgtgtgtgtctatcgaCAGTGGTCAGTCAGGCACCagcaagtagcctagcggttgtGGGTTGGatacaatgactgtatatatacgAATGAGCAAAGGCATCAATCACGTGACACCACTCGTGTTTTTGAATGACGTGCTAGTGCACATGTCATATTGGTCCATATAAACTGGATGCAACCTGGATATAGACGGTCTGTGAATCGGCGTATGCGAATGTGAGTAGATTATCTCCGTGAGGAAGAGGTAAAGCAAGAGGGATAATTGGGACGAaagtctgtcttctccagcaggtggtgtttttggggggggggaaatcgcTCACCAGGAGGTCAATGAAAGAATGTTGAATTTGGTCAACNGCGTGCGTGGCCCTTCCCTGACTCCAGGCCAGGGGAATGTGGGCTCAGCCAGTGTGGATGGAGCAGGAGATCTTAAACACAGGGCTGTAGGCACTAAGA is from Salvelinus sp. IW2-2015 linkage group LG9, ASM291031v2, whole genome shotgun sequence and encodes:
- the LOC111968855 gene encoding filamin-A-interacting protein 1 isoform X2, yielding MRSKSSGVESPANGVLGVPQATQDINQEEDVNLHTPIKSLKVKVQPNIEELVEEVVVVTDIEKSTEDSLGSSDKRLGIMNLTEKDLLRLLGVMEGEVQAREDVICVLKTERTRPEALKSHYGSAAPTTALQALQRDSLLTNTQTHIDNVYQRPMAELDRLQDKHKDTYRRMLEQLLLTEKCHRRTVHELDSEKRKHADYMNKSDEFTNLLEQERERLKRLLENEKAYQVRKEKXNTKRLEKVREELVKLKSFALMLVDERQLHLEQMDQQSQRVQELTQQLSQREQDLRNASAQAQEDRQRALSLESELSECQAKFTQEQEEVTAKLASQESQNRQLDVKLSGLTHTLEELEESNRALRTSEEELEESNRALRRSKEELEESNRALRTSEEELEELRDKISKGDCGNSNLMTELENLRKRVFEMEGQDEEITKAEAQCRELRKRLQEEESRGKELKLQVEKLQRRMVELERLEVAFNASKAECFQLHTTLEREKDMSKELADELVAVKICMKEMESSELRLEKTEQGLKDDLAKLKSFTMVMVDEKNNMMERMMLEEKKRDDLSKMFKVEQVKVMEVTERLIEESKKLLKLKSEMEAKVGTLVREKGELSTKLTCEMEKSKDLSSKVSQMNKRLDGLQEAENISTNNIAKRELGSFSDGSSKEDNRVKELTFEIERLKNRLTQLEVMEGDLIKTEDQYDLLEKKFMTEQDKANILSQQVEEMRSQIARIKAIENGEVESQEADLRQRCRTENANTRDLQNDMVALKEKIHELMHKEDQLSQLQVDYSFLQQRFLEEEEKKNNMSIEVLHLTKELEVTKRHSRALRPSLNGRRMVDIAMASTGVQTDALANEMAEEDTPAVFIRKSVQEENHIMSNLRQKGLKKPTEKAGGHERYSPSVAADLSMKKSWIPWMRKREIIPQGGNLDKSVHINSESMHSDLAMSQKQGQPLRIRVTPDHENSTATLEISSPSAEDLYSSSSLSLSPTLQGHQKPRITIIPTHTTAASRGKASAGTGGPERSKSPVTVTTISRAKSPEISKASSSSSGRPISPISIMTVSASMVSNMSTSPEPQEMTMGRAVFKVTPEKQMVPTPIRKYNSNASIITTTEDNKIHIHLHGSQFNKGPSEGHNNNTGPKVVVRPVGMATECSREMMLSTGTVLRSPRHSATAVKTTPSKVMSSITITAVTSTPARPTQAVPGHDTHPSRAGLTRIPMSKGLKTGKAMLGALGMSGGMRLEQRAESQSMRIELKKSTISSTTAFQNGGKSC
- the LOC111968855 gene encoding filamin-A-interacting protein 1 isoform X4, which produces MLVDERQLHLEQMDQQSQRVQELTQQLSQREQDLRNASAQAQEDRQRALSLESELSECQAKFTQEQEEVTAKLASQESQNRQLDVKLSGLTHTLEELEESNRALRTSEEELEESNRALRRSKEELEESNRALRTSEEEYNGALRRSEEELEELRDKISKGDCGNSNLMTELENLRKRVFEMEGQDEEITKAEAQCRELRKRLQEEESRGKELKLQVEKLQRRMVELERLEVAFNASKAECFQLHTTLEREKDMSKELADELVAVKICMKEMESSELRLEKTEQGLKDDLAKLKSFTMVMVDEKNNMMERMMLEEKKRDDLSKMFKVEQVKVMEVTERLIEESKKLLKLKSEMEAKVGTLVREKGELSTKLTCEMEKSKDLSSKVSQMNKRLDGLQEAENISTNNIAKRELGSFSDGSSKEDNRVKELTFEIERLKNRLTQLEVMEGDLIKTEDQYDLLEKKFMTEQDKANILSQQVEEMRSQIARIKAIENGEVESQEADLRQRCRTENANTRDLQNDMVALKEKIHELMHKEDQLSQLQVDYSFLQQRFLEEEEKKNNMSIEVLHLTKELEVTKRHSRALRPSLNGRRMVDIAMASTGVQTDALANEMAEEDTPAVFIRKSVQEENHIMSNLRQKGLKKPTEKAGGHERYSPSVAADLSMKKSWIPWMRKREIIPQGGNLDKSVHINSESMHSDLAMSQKQGQPLRIRVTPDHENSTATLEISSPSAEDLYSSSSLSLSPTLQGHQKPRITIIPTHTTAASRGKASAGTGGPERSKSPVTVTTISRAKSPEISKASSSSSGRPISPISIMTVSASMVSNMSTSPEPQEMTMGRAVFKVTPEKQMVPTPIRKYNSNASIITTTEDNKIHIHLHGSQFNKGPSEGHNNNTGPKVVVRPVGMATECSREMMLSTGTVLRSPRHSATAVKTTPSKVMSSITITAVTSTPARPTQAVPGHDTHPSRAGLTRIPMSKGLKTGKAMLGALGMSGGMRLEQRAESQSMRIELKKSTISSTTAFQNGGKSC